Proteins encoded by one window of Chryseobacterium aquaeductus:
- a CDS encoding acyl-CoA thioesterase encodes MNSFNCKIQVRFNDFDSQKIVNHTKICEYIETAYVDFFKEEINPDWNYESIPLVLRKEITEFLIPITGDSKPVCRVQVSEVRRSSFTLLIAVMDEDSAKTYATAERVIVNIDFETKRPVSLDEMIKENLNLFKI; translated from the coding sequence ATGAATAGTTTCAATTGTAAAATTCAAGTCCGGTTTAACGATTTTGACTCACAAAAAATTGTCAACCACACTAAAATATGCGAATATATAGAAACGGCTTATGTGGACTTTTTTAAAGAAGAAATCAATCCTGATTGGAACTACGAGTCTATTCCTTTGGTACTCAGAAAAGAAATTACAGAATTTTTAATTCCGATTACAGGCGACTCCAAACCTGTATGCAGAGTTCAGGTAAGTGAAGTAAGAAGGTCAAGTTTTACATTGCTTATTGCTGTCATGGATGAAGACTCGGCTAAAACGTACGCCACAGCGGAAAGAGTGATTGTCAACATTGATTTTGAAACCAAACGACCTGTTTCTCTTGATGAGATGATAAAAGAAAATTTAAACCTATTTAAAATATAA
- a CDS encoding histidine kinase, which translates to MSIFSLQDMNAIMEYEHQLHDHSGKVSHIQNCYAKVLNRRLFQYFGTDYLFHTAYYLEEGRKFHQIEFTDLPNQEETIRIKNYIHSGAQLIFFGKQQDTFTELMCKAHKQVFCLFKRSKVNLFHRDLALGETYFQQDILSKTAISSISRFFNEHTLNIQPLIDTYRLVAGTVPNCYIYFIRPFTHFKNYNGVFSIILKKQLNEAELTELGLIWTKILSDTVIIEVKIEAKNIEQNSIFDEHTHTWNNEITSISQHLDVINKRFITDIEKMDTHSIRYHIDFAVHKTDILRKIVSFNLFLMKTQGYADWDEVDRQNFSDSHDLLIKSNRMAVIPIQDVLKKALDTVALIFESHKETISHYQKKEIAINTLYKNIDKIENVLIEAIPIGVYIIFLDLLKNAVEHMDKDGGVRIELHSESTHYFLDIVNDGEMPKDMIEYIKTGQSNQNFKRKGGIRMIKRIIDCALFSTQKWGLDTRKNLSKKLTAICLTIPKMKE; encoded by the coding sequence ATGTCTATTTTCAGTTTACAGGATATGAATGCCATTATGGAATATGAACACCAACTTCATGACCATTCGGGTAAAGTATCCCATATTCAGAATTGTTACGCCAAAGTTCTCAATAGACGGCTATTCCAATATTTTGGGACGGATTATTTATTTCATACGGCTTACTATCTGGAGGAAGGGAGAAAATTTCATCAGATCGAATTTACCGATCTTCCCAATCAGGAAGAGACGATAAGAATTAAAAACTATATCCATAGCGGAGCCCAACTGATTTTCTTTGGCAAACAGCAGGATACCTTTACAGAACTGATGTGTAAAGCCCATAAACAGGTATTTTGCCTGTTCAAAAGAAGTAAGGTTAATTTGTTTCACCGGGATTTAGCATTGGGGGAAACCTATTTTCAGCAGGACATCCTGTCAAAAACGGCCATATCATCTATTTCAAGGTTTTTTAATGAGCATACATTGAATATACAGCCTTTGATCGACACCTACAGGCTGGTTGCAGGTACAGTACCTAATTGTTATATCTATTTTATTCGTCCTTTTACCCATTTTAAGAACTATAACGGGGTATTCAGCATTATTCTGAAGAAACAACTGAACGAGGCCGAGCTTACTGAACTGGGGCTCATATGGACTAAAATTCTTTCCGATACCGTAATAATTGAAGTGAAAATAGAAGCTAAAAATATCGAGCAGAATTCTATTTTTGATGAACACACTCATACATGGAATAATGAAATCACTTCCATTTCTCAACATTTAGATGTTATTAACAAGCGGTTTATTACCGATATTGAAAAAATGGACACGCATTCCATACGCTATCATATTGATTTTGCGGTACATAAAACAGATATTCTCCGAAAGATTGTTTCGTTTAACTTATTCTTAATGAAAACACAGGGCTATGCGGATTGGGATGAAGTGGATAGGCAGAACTTTTCTGATTCTCATGATCTCTTGATTAAATCAAACAGAATGGCGGTGATACCCATTCAGGATGTTTTGAAAAAAGCATTAGATACCGTTGCCTTAATTTTCGAGAGCCATAAAGAAACGATTTCTCATTACCAAAAAAAAGAAATAGCGATTAATACCCTCTATAAAAATATAGACAAAATAGAAAATGTACTTATTGAAGCTATCCCTATCGGTGTGTATATTATTTTTCTGGATTTACTAAAAAACGCAGTGGAACACATGGATAAAGACGGAGGTGTGAGAATTGAACTGCATTCAGAATCGACCCATTATTTTTTAGACATTGTAAATGACGGGGAGATGCCAAAAGATATGATAGAGTATATTAAAACGGGGCAAAGTAACCAGAATTTTAAACGCAAGGGCGGAATAAGAATGATTAAAAGAATTATCGATTGTGCACTATTCAGTACTCAAAAATGGGGACTTGACACCCGAAAAAATCTTAGTAAAAAACTGACCGCCATTTGTTTAACGATTCCTAAAATGAAAGAATAA
- a CDS encoding response regulator — translation MIKVLLIDDEPSGIQSAKAGLIPLPDHPNKDLDIQYRQKLADSVFEIERVEDIQSAIQQIKSFKPDLAIIDINLKDDNPVIIEGRELRNGIDLYRYIDALGKHNPVVKVLFSNHGATHVYMNQFAKEEEIRKHFISKAEGVGVGGYEILAARISGYLKEVSLYLVSKMGTETKQECVRLLQTQDWETLKTFKINHTSLRFQDLCIFDSYPVLKNKTPQLVFRNPEIELLNLIQRQAEFLAPVHNRSEWNTDTMQNMMLYLRTNKEMLYPKISHIAEYIITSLIDNITKKPHQRLNSVIEYRLITYIKDKATSFNGHFTKKFINALAIRRVLMFFEYFIRENIDTDLLALEDDHWQSFFNAMPTEILISFRKIDQDLMTRDYTTAGISFNIGFNRPRGKSKKREEVKIDDYTHYDFETEWLNSPKYHELCALLKQAVKNS, via the coding sequence ATGATTAAAGTTTTACTAATTGATGATGAACCCAGTGGAATACAGTCAGCCAAGGCAGGATTGATTCCACTGCCTGATCATCCGAATAAAGATTTAGATATTCAATACCGGCAAAAATTAGCAGATTCTGTATTTGAAATTGAACGCGTGGAAGATATACAATCAGCCATACAACAAATTAAATCCTTTAAGCCTGACCTGGCGATTATTGATATCAATTTAAAAGACGATAATCCTGTTATTATTGAGGGACGGGAGCTTCGAAATGGAATCGATCTCTATCGGTATATCGATGCTTTGGGTAAGCATAATCCTGTTGTGAAAGTATTATTTTCAAATCACGGAGCTACACACGTCTATATGAATCAGTTCGCCAAAGAAGAAGAAATACGAAAACATTTTATCAGTAAAGCTGAAGGAGTGGGAGTGGGAGGTTATGAAATATTGGCAGCCAGAATTTCCGGATATTTAAAAGAAGTTTCCCTTTATTTAGTATCGAAGATGGGTACTGAAACCAAACAAGAATGCGTGCGTTTATTACAAACTCAAGACTGGGAAACCTTAAAGACATTCAAAATAAATCATACTTCTCTTCGTTTTCAAGATTTATGCATTTTCGACAGTTATCCGGTACTCAAAAATAAAACCCCACAACTCGTATTCCGGAATCCAGAAATAGAACTCTTGAACTTGATTCAAAGGCAGGCTGAATTTTTAGCTCCTGTACATAACCGAAGCGAATGGAATACTGATACGATGCAAAACATGATGCTGTATTTGCGGACAAATAAAGAAATGCTTTATCCAAAAATTAGTCATATTGCAGAATATATCATTACATCCCTGATTGATAATATTACGAAGAAACCCCATCAAAGATTGAACAGCGTCATTGAATACCGTCTGATAACCTATATAAAGGATAAGGCTACTTCTTTTAATGGGCACTTTACCAAAAAATTTATTAATGCCTTGGCTATTAGAAGAGTATTGATGTTTTTTGAATATTTTATTCGTGAAAATATCGATACGGATTTACTAGCTCTCGAAGATGATCATTGGCAGAGTTTTTTTAATGCCATGCCCACAGAAATTTTAATATCTTTTAGAAAAATTGATCAAGATTTAATGACTAGGGACTATACTACTGCGGGAATTAGTTTCAATATAGGGTTTAACCGTCCCCGAGGAAAGTCTAAAAAAAGAGAAGAAGTCAAAATTGATGATTATACCCATTATGATTTTGAAACCGAGTGGCTGAACTCCCCAAAGTATCATGAATTGTGTGCACTCCTCAAACAGGCGGTTAAAAACAGTTAA